In Flammeovirgaceae bacterium 311, one DNA window encodes the following:
- a CDS encoding plasmid stabilization system (COG3668 Plasmid stabilization system protein): MAKIKWTNIALDDLRAVYDFVAQDSPKYADRLMDKIVERVDALEEHPQIGRKVPEFDNENIRELIEGNYRIIYRIEPDENIGISRIHHSARILRGL; encoded by the coding sequence ATGGCAAAAATAAAATGGACGAATATTGCGCTTGATGATCTACGGGCAGTGTATGACTTTGTGGCGCAAGATTCACCGAAATATGCCGATCGACTGATGGACAAGATTGTTGAACGAGTAGATGCTCTAGAAGAGCACCCTCAGATCGGGAGAAAGGTGCCGGAATTTGACAATGAAAATATAAGAGAACTCATCGAGGGTAACTACAGAATCATATATAGAATAGAACCTGATGAAAATATAGGTATATCTCGTATTCACCATTCAGCAAGAATACTACGGGGACTTTAA
- a CDS encoding glucose sorbosone dehydrogenase (COG2010 Cytochrome c, mono- and diheme variants), translated as MTVINKMPAFLLLVLLGLYACNGEQADTQTGTAADTAGLGAEEALAGEEHQKAAANFTAYCAGCHGGSASTFADREWKYGDQPDSLFASIKHGHPDVGMPAFEETFSDQEIRGLVAYIQQGMNQVAQYTFEEAESLPATYQAEQFTYRLDTVAIDFGEVPWSIEFLPDGGMLITEIGGTLYRRTPDGKLQEVSGVPKVQAEGQGGLLDIELHPNFSSNNLIFLSYSAVKEEGGSTLTTTAVMRARLEGNSLREQKVIFEAEPWSTTRHHYGSRLAFGPDGNLYFSVGDRGNHDENPQDLQRHPGKIHRIRDDGSIPADNPFSGQGNAKASIYSYGHRNPQGMLFHPKSGQLWEHEHGPRGGDEINVIEKGVNYGWPAISYGINYDGKPITDKTEATGMEQPLQQWTPSIAPSGMAFVTGNRYKGWEGSLLSGSLRFQYLNRSTLEGTDITAEEQLLKNIGRVRDVKMSPDGYIYLAVENPARIYRIVPVE; from the coding sequence ATGACAGTAATAAATAAAATGCCCGCCTTCTTGTTGCTGGTACTTTTAGGACTATATGCCTGTAATGGTGAGCAGGCAGACACACAGACCGGTACTGCTGCCGATACGGCAGGTCTTGGTGCAGAAGAGGCACTTGCAGGCGAGGAGCATCAAAAGGCTGCAGCAAATTTTACAGCCTATTGTGCCGGCTGCCATGGCGGCAGTGCAAGTACTTTTGCGGATAGAGAATGGAAGTACGGAGACCAGCCCGATTCACTTTTTGCCTCCATCAAACATGGACACCCAGATGTGGGCATGCCAGCTTTTGAAGAAACTTTCTCTGATCAGGAAATCCGGGGCCTCGTTGCCTATATTCAGCAGGGGATGAATCAGGTTGCGCAGTATACTTTTGAGGAAGCTGAAAGTCTGCCTGCCACCTACCAGGCAGAGCAGTTTACCTACAGGCTCGATACAGTTGCCATTGATTTTGGCGAGGTACCCTGGAGTATTGAGTTTTTGCCTGATGGCGGAATGCTCATTACTGAAATTGGCGGCACCTTATACCGCCGCACGCCAGATGGCAAACTGCAGGAGGTAAGCGGTGTGCCTAAGGTACAGGCCGAAGGGCAGGGCGGCCTGCTGGATATTGAGCTCCACCCCAACTTCAGCAGTAACAACCTTATTTTTCTCTCATACTCGGCTGTGAAAGAAGAGGGGGGCAGTACCTTAACAACCACTGCTGTGATGCGGGCAAGGTTAGAGGGTAATTCCCTCAGAGAGCAAAAAGTAATATTCGAGGCGGAGCCGTGGTCAACCACCAGGCATCATTATGGTTCCCGCCTTGCCTTTGGTCCTGATGGCAACCTGTACTTCTCTGTTGGCGACCGGGGCAATCACGATGAAAACCCGCAGGACCTCCAGCGGCACCCCGGCAAAATTCACCGGATCAGGGATGATGGGTCCATTCCTGCCGATAATCCTTTTAGCGGCCAGGGAAATGCAAAAGCGTCAATCTACTCATACGGGCACCGCAACCCGCAGGGAATGCTTTTTCATCCGAAAAGTGGCCAGCTCTGGGAGCATGAGCACGGCCCACGGGGCGGCGATGAGATCAATGTGATCGAGAAGGGAGTAAATTATGGCTGGCCAGCCATTTCTTATGGCATCAACTACGACGGAAAACCAATCACTGATAAAACAGAAGCAACGGGAATGGAGCAGCCGCTCCAACAGTGGACACCCTCCATTGCACCTTCGGGCATGGCCTTTGTAACAGGTAATAGGTACAAAGGGTGGGAGGGCAGCCTGCTTTCCGGTTCTCTGCGCTTTCAGTACCTGAACCGCAGCACACTAGAGGGCACTGATATCACTGCAGAGGAACAGCTGCTGAAAAACATCGGCAGGGTGCGGGATGTGAAAATGAGTCCGGATGGTTACATCTACCTGGCAGTAGAAAACCCGGCCCGTATTTACCGGATTGTTCCTGTTGAGTAA